The Pyxidicoccus sp. MSG2 DNA segment CAGCAGCAACAGGGTTGCACGGGTGCGGAGCTTCATGGGCATCTCCGAGGGGGACGGCGCACCCGGCGGCGCGCCGCATCAAGCAGGGGGGGCAAGCATGCCCCACCCCATGCAAGGACGCGAGACTTCAGAGGATCGTCGGGCATCCGACGAGGGCGTGGAAAAACGCACATCGCGTTTGCCAGGGGCGTTTTGGTTGTTACGTTGGTTCATCTGCCGCAGAAAACTGACAGATGTTCACCGGTCTGGTCGCTTGCTGACCGGGCTTGAAGAAAGAACAAGAGAAGAGGCCGAACTTCATGTCCGACGAGAAGAAGAAGGGCTCCTCCGCGAGCGCCATGCCCACCGCGATGGCACCGCCGGGGCTCATCAACAAGGAAGACATTCCGCAGGTGCTGCCCATCCTGCCGCTGCGGAATAGCGTCTTCTTCCCGGGCGGTGTGCTTCCGCTGGCCGTCGGCCGCCAGAAGACCATTGCCCTCATCAAGGACGCGGTGCGCGACGACCAGGTCATCGGTGTCGTCACGCAGCGCCGCGCCGAGGAGGAGGACCCGGGCGCGTCCGACCTCTACACCATGGGCACCGTCGCCCGCATCGTGAAGCTCCTGAAGATGGGCGAGGACAACTACTCGCTCGTCGTCCAGGGTCTCGCCCGCTTCCGCGTGGTGGAGCTGGTCCAGGAAGCGCCCTACCTGAAGGCCCGCGTCGACGCCGTCGAGGACAAGACCTCCTCGGAGAACGTCGAAGTCGAGGCCCTGGGCATCAACCTCAAGAAGCTGGCGCGCGAGGTCATCGAGCTGATGCCCGAGCTGCCGGCCGCCGCCACCGAGCTGGTGGAGAGCATCACCCACCCCGGCCACCTGGCGGACCTCATCGCCGCCAACGTGGACGTGCCCATCGAGGAGAAGCAGGCCGTCCTCGAGACGGTGGACCTCAAGGCGCGGATGAAGCTCGTCCTCGAGCTGCTCAACCGCAAGCGGGAGATCCTCAAGCTCTCCAACAAGATCGACTCCGCCGTGAAGGGCGAGATGTCGAAGACCCAGCGCGAGTACTACCTGCGCCAGCAGCTCAAGGCGATCAAGGAAGAGCTCGGCGAGATGGGCGAGGAGGAGGAGGAGCTCGACGAGCTGCAGGAGCGCCTGAAGAAGGCCGGCCTGCCGCCCGACGTGGAGAAGGTGGCCCAGAAGGAGCTCAACCGCCTGAAGACCATTCCGGCGGCCTCCAGCGAGTACACCGTCTCGCGCACCTACCTCGACTGGATCGCCGACCTGCCGTGGTCGAAGATCTCCGAGGACAACCTCGACATCGAGAACGCGCGCCAGCAGCTCGACAAGGATCACTTCGGCATCAAGAAGGTGAAGAAGCGCATCCTGGAGTACCTGGCCGTCCGCAAGCTGAAGAACGACATGCGTGGCCCCATCCTCTGCCTCGTGGGTCCCCCGGGCGTCGGCAAGACGTCGCTGGGCCAGAGCGTGGCGAAGGCCACGGGCCGCAAGTTCGTGCGCCTGTCCCTGGGCGGCGTGCGTGACGAGGCGGAGATCCGCGGCCACCGGCGTACCTACGTCGGCGCGCTGCCCGGCCGCTTCATCCAGAGCATGAAGAAGGCCGGCACCAAGAACCCGGTGATGATGCTCGACGAGATCGACAAGCTCGGCGCGGACTTCCGCGGCGACCCGAGCGCGGCGCTCCTCGAGGTGCTGGACCCGGAGCAGAACAACTCGTTCAGCGACCACTACCTCGACGTGGCCTTCGACCTGTCCAAGGTCATGTTCGTCGCCACGGCGAACCAGCTCGACCCCATCCCCGGCCCCTTGCGGGACCGCATGGAGATCATCGAGCTGACGGGCTACACGTTCGAGGAGAAGCAGAACATCGCCCGCATCCACCTGGTGCCCAAGCAGCTCAAGGAGCACGGGCTCAGCGGGGACCACATCGAAATCACCGACGAGGCGCTGCTGACGCTGACGACCTCGTACACGCGTGAGGCCGGTGTGCGTAACCTCGAGCGCCGCATCGCGGACATCTGCCGCGCGGTGGCGGTGGAGGTGGCCGGAGGGAAGATGGAGAAGCAGACCATCAACGGCGACAGGGTGAAGGAGATCCTGGGGCCCGAGATGTTCTACTCCGAGGTGGCCGAGCGGACCGAGGTGCCGGGTGTGGCCACGGGCCTGGCCTGGACGGCGGCCGGCGGCGACCTGCTCTTCATCGAGGCGACGAAGATGGCGGGCAAGGGCGGCATGACGCTCACCGGCCAGCTCGGCGACGTGATGAAGGAGAGCGCGACGGCGGCGCTGAGCTACCTGCGCAGCAAGGCGGAGCAGCTCGGCATCAGCCCGAACTTCCTCGAGAAGACGGACCTGCACCTGCACTTCCCGGCGGGCTCCATTCCGAAGGACGGTCCTTCGGCGGGCGTCACCATCCTCACCGCGCTCACCAGCCTGCTGACGGGCATCCGGGTGCGGCACGACACGGCGATGACGGGCGAGGCCACGCTGCGTGGCCTGGTTCTGCCGGTGGGTGGCATCAAGGAGAAGGTGCTGGCGGCGCACCGGGCGGGCATCAAGCGGGTCATCCTGCCCGAGCGGTGCCGCAAGGACCTCATCGACGTGCCGGACCAGGCGCGCAACGAGCTGGAGTTCATCTTCGTCACGCACATGGACGAGGTGCTCAAGGCCGCCCTGGAGACCATGCCGGTCGGCCTCGCCCCCAGCGGCGGCGGCGAGCCGGGCAAGGAGGCCCCGCTGGCCCAGAAGACGGCGGAGCCCGAGGTCCGCGCCTAGCGCACGGCCTCACGGCCGGTAGGAAATGACACGGGCAGGTTCCCTCACGGGGACCTGCCCGTTGTCTTTGCGGGCGGGCGTCGTGCTTGGGCCCTCCGGCCGGGCAGGCGCGGGACGGGGCTGCCCTTCCGTCGAGTCCCGCGCCGGGGGACACTGGGGAACGCCGCTCCGTCCCCGGGCGTCACACCCGCCATGCTGAAAACCACCTCCCTGCTCGGACTGTGCGCCGCCCTGCTCTCCGCGCCCGTGCTCGCGTCGGAAGCGGTGGTTCAGCCCTCCGTCCCCTTGGCGGACGGTGCGAGCACGGCCTCGTCCCCCGCATGGCCCGCGCCGGGCGCGCCGCTCACCGTCGCCGAGGTGCGCTTCCCGGCGGGCTTCGGGAAGCGGCGCATCTATCTGGATGCGGGGCACGGCGCGGTGGGGAACACCGGCAACCGCTCCGTCACCTGTGAGGACGAGGAGGCCTTCACGCTGCGTGTCGCGGAGGACCTGGCGCGGCGGCTGGAGGCCACCGGCCACTTCCGGGTGCGCCTGAGCCGCAAGCCGGGCGAGCGCGTCCCCTACCCGTCCCGCCTCAACGCCGCGCGGAGCTGGAATGCGCACGCGCTGCTGAGCCTGCACTCGGATGCGCGGGGCATGGCCCTGCCCTGGGAGCCCGCGCCGGGACAGCAGTGCTACCGGCAGGACGCGTCCCCGGGCTTCAGCGTTCTGTGGTCCGAGGAGGCCAACGCGCCTCTGCGCTCCCAGCGGGCCCTGCTGGCCCGCGCGCTGGCCCGGAGCATGGGACGCGCCGGCTTCCGCTCCTACGACGGCGTGGACTACACGGGGCTCTACGCCCCCGACGCCGCACAGCCCGGCGTCTTCGTCGCGCGCCCGAACGAGCCCACGCACCGGCGCATCTTCGTGCTGCGCAGGCCGACCATCCCCTCCGTCATCATCGAGACGCACCACGCGCTCGACTTCGAGGAGGCCGCGCGCTGGCGCGAGGAGCGCACCCTGGAGGCGTTCTCCGCCGCGGTGGCCCAGGGGTTGGTGGACGCGCTCGCGCCGTCCGTGTCACCGGCCGCCAGCGCGACGGCCCAGCCCTGAGCGATCAGCCTTCTCCGCGCTGTCCGCCTTCCTCCGAGACTTCATCGAGGTGCCGCGTGAGTCGCGTTGCCACCGCGTTCACGTGCGGTGCGCGCAGCGCGCTGTAGTGGTCTCCAGGCACGTCCTCCACCATGAGGCGGGACGTCACCCAGCGAGACCAGCCGTGCGTCGCATCCACGGCGTGCTCACGCTGCGAGTCCTTCGCGCGCAGCAGCAGCACGGGTCCGCGATACTCCGAGGGCCGCCAGGCCATCTGCGCGCGCAGGTTCGCCCGCATCACGTCACGCCACGCGCGGAGGTCCGCGTCCCGCACCTCCGGCGGAAGCCAGCCGGCCTCGCGGGCGTGCCGGGCGACCCGGGAGAGTCGCTCCTCGTCTGACTGTCCTTCGAGCAGCTCGGGCCGCAGCGTCGGATCGGCGCCCGCCATGCGCGCCAGGTCCATGGCCATTCCCGCCAGCAGCAGCGTGTCGTCCGGCTCGTGCGAGGACATCCCCTCCGCCGGAGCGAAGCTGTCCAGCAGCACCAGCAGTTCCACGCGCTGGCCCTGGCGCTCCAGCTCGCGCGCCATCTCGAAGGCCACCACTCCGCCCAGGGACCAGCCGCCGAGCACGTACGGCCCTTCCGGCCGCACCGCGCGCACGGCCTCCACGTACCGCCGGGCCAGTGCCTCCACCGTGTCCAGCGGAGGCTCGCGGCCGTCGAGGCCCGTGGCCTGCAAGCCGTAGACGGGCCGCCCCAGCTTCCGAGCCAGCTCGCGGTACGGCCCCACGGCGCCGCCTACCGCGTGGACGAGGAACACCGGCGTGCCCGTGCCCGCCGCTTGCAACGTCACGCAGTGGCGCGCGGGGCCGTCGGACCTCGCGCCCTCCAGCCAGGCCGCGAGCCGCTCCACCGTGGGCGCCTCGAAGAGCGCGCGCAGCGGAACGTCCACGCCGAGGGCTTCGCGCAGCCGCGCCATCACCTGCGTGGCCAGCAGCGAATGTCCCCCCAGCGCGAAGAAGTCGTCGCGCCGGCCCACCCGCCCTGGCTCCATGCGCAGCACCTGGGCCCAGACCGTGGCCAGGGCCTCTTCCAGTGGCGTTTGCGGAGGCTCGTATGCGGAGCCCGAGGTGGCTGCGCCGTCCTCTGGCGCGGGCAGCGACCTACGGTCCACCTTGCCGCTGGGAGTCAGAGGCAGTGCCCTGAGCACCGCGAAGGCGGAGGGCACCATGTACGCGGACAGCCGCTGCGACAGGAAGGTGCGCAGCTCCGTCACCTCCACCTCGGAGCCCGTGGCTGTCGGCACCACGTACGCCACCAACCGCATTCCACCGGGGCCATCTTCGCGCGCCACCACCACCGCCTCACCCACGCCCGGGTGAGCGCGCAGGGCGGCTTCGACTTCGCCCAGCTCGATGCGGAAGCCGCGCAGCTTCACCTGGAAGTCGAGCCGGCCCAGGTACTCCAGCGTGCCATCCGGCAGCCAGCGCGCCAGGTCGCCCGTGCGGTACAGCCGCGCCCCGGGGACTCCGGAGAACGCATCCGGCACGAAGCGCTCCGCCGTCAGCTCCGGCCGGCGCCAGTAGCCCCGGCCTACCTGGATGCCACCGATGAGCAGCTCACCGGGCACGCCCACCGGCGCGAGCTGCCCATGACGGTCCACCACATGGACACGCGTGTTCGCCACCGGCCGGCCGATGGGCACGACAGCACGCGCATCGCCTCTCGGGCACGCGTGGTACGTCACGTCCACCGCCGCCTCCGTGGGGCCGTAGAGGTTGTGG contains these protein-coding regions:
- a CDS encoding N-acetylmuramoyl-L-alanine amidase family protein; amino-acid sequence: MLKTTSLLGLCAALLSAPVLASEAVVQPSVPLADGASTASSPAWPAPGAPLTVAEVRFPAGFGKRRIYLDAGHGAVGNTGNRSVTCEDEEAFTLRVAEDLARRLEATGHFRVRLSRKPGERVPYPSRLNAARSWNAHALLSLHSDARGMALPWEPAPGQQCYRQDASPGFSVLWSEEANAPLRSQRALLARALARSMGRAGFRSYDGVDYTGLYAPDAAQPGVFVARPNEPTHRRIFVLRRPTIPSVIIETHHALDFEEAARWREERTLEAFSAAVAQGLVDALAPSVSPAASATAQP
- the lon gene encoding endopeptidase La — encoded protein: MSDEKKKGSSASAMPTAMAPPGLINKEDIPQVLPILPLRNSVFFPGGVLPLAVGRQKTIALIKDAVRDDQVIGVVTQRRAEEEDPGASDLYTMGTVARIVKLLKMGEDNYSLVVQGLARFRVVELVQEAPYLKARVDAVEDKTSSENVEVEALGINLKKLAREVIELMPELPAAATELVESITHPGHLADLIAANVDVPIEEKQAVLETVDLKARMKLVLELLNRKREILKLSNKIDSAVKGEMSKTQREYYLRQQLKAIKEELGEMGEEEEELDELQERLKKAGLPPDVEKVAQKELNRLKTIPAASSEYTVSRTYLDWIADLPWSKISEDNLDIENARQQLDKDHFGIKKVKKRILEYLAVRKLKNDMRGPILCLVGPPGVGKTSLGQSVAKATGRKFVRLSLGGVRDEAEIRGHRRTYVGALPGRFIQSMKKAGTKNPVMMLDEIDKLGADFRGDPSAALLEVLDPEQNNSFSDHYLDVAFDLSKVMFVATANQLDPIPGPLRDRMEIIELTGYTFEEKQNIARIHLVPKQLKEHGLSGDHIEITDEALLTLTTSYTREAGVRNLERRIADICRAVAVEVAGGKMEKQTINGDRVKEILGPEMFYSEVAERTEVPGVATGLAWTAAGGDLLFIEATKMAGKGGMTLTGQLGDVMKESATAALSYLRSKAEQLGISPNFLEKTDLHLHFPAGSIPKDGPSAGVTILTALTSLLTGIRVRHDTAMTGEATLRGLVLPVGGIKEKVLAAHRAGIKRVILPERCRKDLIDVPDQARNELEFIFVTHMDEVLKAALETMPVGLAPSGGGEPGKEAPLAQKTAEPEVRA